One genomic region from Candidatus Bathyarchaeia archaeon encodes:
- a CDS encoding hydrogenase 3 maturation endopeptidase HyCI, with amino-acid sequence METFFEKKLRDWFSDAEKVVIAGIGNPIRMDDFVGVKVVRDLQGKVSDKVLLIECETVPESFLQQIADFKPTHVLLIDAAVMGLEPGECRLVKPEHLRVFPAISTHMLPLRVFCDYLAKTVGAKIALLLIEPKNTDFGEGLSPEIGEVKQKIVSFLLKILP; translated from the coding sequence ATGGAAACTTTTTTTGAGAAAAAGTTGAGGGACTGGTTCTCCGACGCAGAAAAAGTCGTCATTGCTGGTATTGGTAATCCTATACGTATGGATGATTTTGTCGGTGTGAAGGTTGTTCGCGACTTGCAAGGTAAGGTATCTGATAAGGTTTTGCTGATCGAGTGTGAAACAGTTCCCGAAAGTTTCCTTCAGCAGATAGCTGACTTTAAGCCGACACATGTCTTGCTCATCGATGCTGCTGTTATGGGGTTGGAACCGGGCGAATGTAGGCTTGTTAAGCCAGAACACCTTCGAGTTTTTCCAGCCATTTCAACCCATATGCTTCCGCTGCGGGTATTCTGTGACTACCTTGCCAAAACAGTGGGCGCGAAAATAGCCCTACTATTGATAGAGCCTAAAAATACGGATTTTGGGGAAGGCTTGTCCCCAGAAATTGGCGAGGTTAAACAAAAAATTGTTAGTTTTTTGCTGAAAATTCTTCCATAA
- a CDS encoding Ni/Fe hydrogenase subunit alpha → MKEIIIDPITRLEGHGKIAIFLNDAGEVENAYLQIPELRGFERFCIGRKAEDMPLLTSRICGVCPVAHHMAGTKALDAAFNVEPPSAAKKLRELMYCGYYIYDHTLHFYYLGGPDFVVGPDAPPEKRNILGVIEKAGLDVAKEVIKHRAYGQRIVELIGGKATHPVCGLPGGVSKPLSEENRQEIEKMVTSAVEFAKFSLKLFHDIVLKNTKYVELIKSDAYTLRTYYMGLVDEHNKVNFYDGKIRVVDPNGKEFAKFEAEDYLEHIAEHVEPWTYVKQPYLKKVGWKGFVDGHDSGIYRVGPLGRLNAADGMATPLAQEEYELMYKTLGGKPVHSTLAYHWARLIELLYAAERAVELVKDPEITSTNVRNKPGKPGEGVGVVEAARGTLIHHYVLDENALIKDVNLIVATVNNAPSINMSVRNAAKGLIHGGKVDQGLLNMVEMAFRAYDPCFGCATHFAIGQLPLTVEIYDSEGKLIKTVQR, encoded by the coding sequence ATGAAAGAGATAATAATTGACCCAATAACAAGGCTTGAGGGTCACGGTAAAATAGCCATATTCCTAAACGATGCCGGCGAAGTGGAAAACGCCTACCTCCAAATCCCGGAACTGCGCGGCTTTGAAAGGTTCTGTATTGGGCGGAAAGCTGAGGACATGCCGCTTCTTACCAGCAGAATTTGCGGCGTCTGTCCAGTAGCGCATCACATGGCTGGAACAAAAGCTTTGGACGCTGCCTTCAATGTTGAGCCGCCATCAGCAGCCAAAAAGCTTCGTGAGCTAATGTATTGTGGCTACTACATTTACGACCACACATTACACTTCTATTATTTGGGCGGTCCAGACTTTGTTGTTGGTCCAGACGCGCCGCCGGAAAAGCGTAATATTCTGGGCGTTATTGAGAAGGCTGGCTTGGACGTTGCCAAGGAAGTCATTAAGCATAGGGCTTATGGACAAAGAATAGTGGAGCTGATAGGTGGAAAAGCCACTCACCCGGTCTGCGGGTTGCCGGGTGGCGTATCTAAGCCTTTGAGCGAGGAGAACCGCCAAGAAATTGAGAAGATGGTGACTTCCGCTGTTGAGTTTGCAAAGTTTTCCTTGAAGCTTTTCCACGACATTGTTTTGAAGAACACTAAATACGTGGAACTGATCAAGAGTGACGCTTACACTTTGCGCACCTATTATATGGGTTTGGTGGACGAGCATAACAAAGTGAACTTTTACGATGGAAAAATACGGGTTGTAGACCCAAACGGTAAAGAGTTTGCAAAGTTTGAGGCTGAGGATTATTTGGAGCACATCGCTGAGCATGTGGAGCCATGGACCTATGTGAAACAGCCGTACTTGAAGAAGGTTGGCTGGAAGGGCTTTGTTGACGGTCATGACAGTGGCATTTACCGTGTTGGTCCTTTGGGGAGGCTTAATGCTGCTGATGGTATGGCTACGCCGTTAGCCCAAGAGGAATATGAGCTCATGTATAAGACGTTAGGCGGAAAACCGGTGCACTCCACTTTGGCTTATCATTGGGCTAGGCTCATCGAACTTTTATATGCGGCTGAAAGGGCTGTTGAGCTGGTTAAAGACCCCGAAATAACAAGCACTAATGTGCGGAATAAGCCTGGTAAACCAGGCGAAGGCGTCGGGGTTGTCGAAGCTGCTAGGGGTACGCTGATTCACCATTATGTTTTGGATGAGAACGCCTTAATTAAGGATGTTAACTTGATTGTGGCCACCGTTAATAATGCGCCTTCGATTAACATGTCTGTTCGGAACGCTGCCAAAGGCTTGATTCACGGAGGCAAGGTGGATCAAGGCTTGCTTAACATGGTGGAGATGGCTTTTAGGGCCTATGACCCATGCTTTGGATGCGCCACCCACTTTGCTATTGGGCAGTTACCACTGACCGTTGAAATTTATGACAGTGAAGGAAAACTCATCAAAACTGTGCAAAGATGA
- a CDS encoding 4Fe-4S dicluster domain-containing protein, with the protein MVKIHERKFVSADPDKCVGCQVCEYICAWTKEKAFNPLKSRIRVVRLNPLVNISITCRLCEDPPCVAACPRDALTQSEENGTIIVDEDKCNGCGWCIEACDYGAISLHPEKKVVFVCDLCKDKPDGPQCVKWCPEEALDLVTADVLAQKARITATKKLFQEALKVAPPA; encoded by the coding sequence ATGGTTAAGATTCATGAGAGAAAATTCGTTTCAGCCGACCCAGACAAGTGCGTTGGCTGCCAAGTCTGCGAATACATCTGCGCTTGGACTAAGGAGAAGGCTTTCAACCCGTTAAAGTCGAGGATTAGAGTTGTTAGACTTAACCCGCTAGTGAATATTTCCATCACTTGTAGGCTTTGCGAGGACCCGCCATGTGTCGCCGCCTGTCCAAGGGATGCCCTAACCCAGTCCGAGGAGAACGGCACAATAATTGTGGACGAGGATAAGTGCAACGGCTGCGGATGGTGCATTGAAGCTTGCGATTATGGGGCTATCTCGCTTCATCCGGAAAAGAAAGTGGTTTTCGTCTGCGACTTGTGCAAGGACAAGCCAGACGGACCCCAATGCGTCAAGTGGTGCCCAGAAGAAGCCTTAGACCTAGTCACAGCTGATGTTCTGGCACAGAAGGCTCGCATAACAGCCACAAAGAAGCTTTTCCAAGAAGCCCTAAAAGTGGCACCGCCGGCCTAA